CACCTTGCCGGTGAGGTCCACCGGACGCGCCGGATTCACCTGGGGAGAAGTCATGGACGGGGTCCTTCCCGTGAGTCGAGGGTCGCCGGGGGCGGGGCGCGGGATCGCCGCCTCGCACACGCACCGGCGGCGCCAAAGCTAGGCAACGTCCCGTCTGCGGTCAACAAAGTGCCGAATATTTCTCCCGGGGTCTGCGCGCCGGGAACCCGCCCGCCTACGCTGTCCCCGTGACCCCACCCGCCCCGCAGCGCACCGACGAAACCGAGCCCGACACCGGCGAACGCGGCTCCGCGCCCCGCCCCCAGTCCCTGATGCTGAGCTTCTTCGGCATCCACGTGCTCGGCACCGGCACCGCGCTCTCCTCGGCCAGCGTCATCGACGCCCTCGCCCGCGCCGACGTCGGCGAGGACGCCGTCCGCTCCACGCTCACCCGCATGGTCGGACGGGGACTCCTGGACCGGCACCGGCGCGGCCGCCGCATGTACTTCTCGCTCACCGACCGCGCGGCCGCCGTCCTCGCCGACGGCGAGGAGCGCGTCCGGCGCACCGGCGCCGTCAACCGGGCCTGGGACGGCACCTGGACCCTCGTCGGCTTCTCGCTCCCCGAGTCCTGGCGCCGGGAGCGTCACGACCTGCGCTCCCGGCTCGTCTGGGCCGGCTTCGGCCCGCTCCAGAGCGGCCTGTGGGCCGCCCCCGGCCGCGTCGACGTCGCGCCCCTCGCGGCGGAGCTCGGGCTCGGCGACCGTATCAGGGCCTTCCACGGAGCGGCCGCCGCGCCGACCGAGGCCGGCCCCCTGCTCCGTACCGCCTTCGACCTCGACGCCATCGCCGCCGGCTACCGCGCCTTCCTCGCCCGCTGGGGCGGCGACGACCCCGCCGCCGACGCCCGCGACGACCTCGGCCGCCAGCTGCTGCTCCACACCGACTGGCTCGAACTCGTCCGCCGCGACCCGTACCTGCCGGCCGAACACCTCCCCGAGGAGTGGCCCGCCGAGGCCGCCGAGCGCACCTTCCGCACCCTCGCGCAGCGGTACGACCCCGGCGCCCGCCGCATCGCGGAAGGGCTCCTCGACCGCTGGGACCCGCAGGGCTGAGCCGCCGGCGGCCCCTTCCGGGCCCTGGCTGCGCGCCTTATGTCAACACCATTGACCTTGTCGGGCGCGGCCGGGTCTCATGGGCGGCACCTCGGAAGGAGCCCCGCGACCGGGCTCCTCCGCGATCCGAAGGACACCCCCATGGACCACCTGAACTCCCTGCGGGACGCCGAACCCAAGCCGTTCTGGCTCGACGACCCCCGCCGCCCCCGGGCCACCCCCGCCCTCGTCGGCGGCACCACCTGCGACCTCCTGGTCGTCGGCGGCGGCTACGCCGGCCTGTGGACCGCGCTCCTCGCCAAGGAACGCGACCCCGCCACCGACGTCGTCCTCATCGAAGGCGCGGAGATCGGCCACGCCGCCTCCGGCCGCAACGGCGGCTTCTGCGAGTCCAGCCTCACCCACGGCCTCGGCAACGGCCTCGACCGCTGGCCCGGCGAGATCGCCACCCTCGAACGCCTCGGCCGGGAGAACCTCCAGGCCATGGAGGACGCCGTCGAGCGGTACGACATCGACTGCGACTGGGAGCGCACCGGCTCCCTCACCGTCGCCACCGAACCCCACCAGGTCCCCTGGCTCGCCGAGGAGGCCGAGACCGCCGCACGGTACGGCGCCACCACCGCCCTCCTCGACGCCGACGCCGTCCGCGCCGAGATCGACTCGCCCACCTTCCTCGGCGGCCTGTGGAACAAGAGCGACACCGCCATGGTCAACCCGGCCCGCCTCGCCTGGGGCCTCAAGCGGGCCTGCCTCGACCTCGGCGTCCGCGTCCACGAGCACACCCCCGGCCTCTCCCTCGACGAGCACGGCGCCGTCGTCGCCGTCCGCACCCCCTACGGCCGGATCACCGCCCGCCGCGTCGCCCTGGCCACCAACGCCTACCCGTCGCTGCTGCGCCGCCACCGCCCCTACACGGTGCCCGTCTACGACTACGCGCTGATGACCGAACCGCTCGGCGCCGAACAGCTCGCCGCCGTCGGCTGGAAGAACCGCCAGGGCTGGTCCGACCCCGCCAACCACTTCCACTACGTGCGGATCTCCGCCGACAACCGGATCCTGTGGGGCGGCTACGACGTCGTCTACCGCTACGGCGGCCGCGTCGGCGCCGAGAACGACCAGCGCCCGGAGACCTTCGCCACCCTCGCCCGCACCTTCTTCCGCACCTTCCCGCAGCTGGAGGGCGTCCGCTTCAGCCACGCCTGGGGCGGGGCCATCGACACCAGCACGCGCTTCTGCGTCTTCTTCGACACGAGTCACCACGGCAAGGTGGCGTACGCCGCCGGCTTCACCGGCCTCGGCGTCGGCGCCACCCGCTTCGGCGCCGAGGTGATGCTCGACCTGCTGGCCGGCGCCCGCACCGAGCGCACCTCCCTCGAACTCGTACGCCGCAAGCCGCTGCCCTTCCCGCCCGAGCCCGTCCGCTCCATCGGCATCGGCCTCACCCAGCGCTCGCTCACCCGGTCCGACCGCAACGAGGGCCGCCGCGACCTGTGGCTGCGCACCCTGGACCGCCTCGGCCTCGGCTTCGGCAGCTGACCCCGCGCACCTCCCCGCACCGCCGCGCTCGTCACCCTCGCCGGCGCCGTGTCGGTCGTCTTCGTCCGCACCGTACGCTGATCCCCGGACCGGGGAGGCACGGTGAAGGACGGACGGCTGCTGCACGTCTTCGACATGGACGGCACGCTGCTCAGGAACACCTCGGCCGGCCTGGAGATCGCCGCCCGGCTCGGCTGCCTGGACGAACTCCGCGCCCTGGAGGCCGAGTTCGCCGCCGGAAGCATCGACACCCGGGGCTTCGCCGCCGTCCTGCACGGGCTGTGGCGTGAACTGACCCCCGATGTCGTCGCCGAGGCGTTCGACGCGGCGCCGTGGATCGGCGGGCTCCCGGAGGTCCTCGAGGACATCCGGGACCGCGGCGACCGGGCCGTCGTCGTCACCATGTCGCCGGACTTCTTCGCCGACCGGCTCCGCGGCCTCGGCGTCGACGACGTGGTGGCCTCCGGCTTCCCGCCGCCCCCGTTCCGTACGGCG
The Streptomyces roseofulvus genome window above contains:
- a CDS encoding HAD-IB family phosphatase: MKDGRLLHVFDMDGTLLRNTSAGLEIAARLGCLDELRALEAEFAAGSIDTRGFAAVLHGLWRELTPDVVAEAFDAAPWIGGLPEVLEDIRDRGDRAVVVTMSPDFFADRLRGLGVDDVVASGFPPPPFRTALDPARILVPGDKVTAVDRLRAALGLDRDSCVAYGDSGSDVPLFSVLRHTVAVNASPALRALAGAGYEGDDLRAAYALGRELRARA
- a CDS encoding FAD-dependent oxidoreductase, with the translated sequence MDHLNSLRDAEPKPFWLDDPRRPRATPALVGGTTCDLLVVGGGYAGLWTALLAKERDPATDVVLIEGAEIGHAASGRNGGFCESSLTHGLGNGLDRWPGEIATLERLGRENLQAMEDAVERYDIDCDWERTGSLTVATEPHQVPWLAEEAETAARYGATTALLDADAVRAEIDSPTFLGGLWNKSDTAMVNPARLAWGLKRACLDLGVRVHEHTPGLSLDEHGAVVAVRTPYGRITARRVALATNAYPSLLRRHRPYTVPVYDYALMTEPLGAEQLAAVGWKNRQGWSDPANHFHYVRISADNRILWGGYDVVYRYGGRVGAENDQRPETFATLARTFFRTFPQLEGVRFSHAWGGAIDTSTRFCVFFDTSHHGKVAYAAGFTGLGVGATRFGAEVMLDLLAGARTERTSLELVRRKPLPFPPEPVRSIGIGLTQRSLTRSDRNEGRRDLWLRTLDRLGLGFGS
- a CDS encoding PaaX family transcriptional regulator encodes the protein MTPPAPQRTDETEPDTGERGSAPRPQSLMLSFFGIHVLGTGTALSSASVIDALARADVGEDAVRSTLTRMVGRGLLDRHRRGRRMYFSLTDRAAAVLADGEERVRRTGAVNRAWDGTWTLVGFSLPESWRRERHDLRSRLVWAGFGPLQSGLWAAPGRVDVAPLAAELGLGDRIRAFHGAAAAPTEAGPLLRTAFDLDAIAAGYRAFLARWGGDDPAADARDDLGRQLLLHTDWLELVRRDPYLPAEHLPEEWPAEAAERTFRTLAQRYDPGARRIAEGLLDRWDPQG